In Drosophila miranda strain MSH22 chromosome Y unlocalized genomic scaffold, D.miranda_PacBio2.1 Contig_Y3_pilon, whole genome shotgun sequence, a single window of DNA contains:
- the LOC117194813 gene encoding uncharacterized protein LOC117194813, whose amino-acid sequence MAHNGKALTGRYNATPTYGFDNEQNYCLERGSCIFNSQQLPSPMPPSPYALARVSSTRNFELENHTPPACPGSGPIAMTNGTIQLRLRDGVRRALSSTWWTQPGRAPQPTLTDLTKDYTLAVFYDDSRHGPSYMAEAHDVIANSAYTCTEDGTEIYDINGFRITQAADGLVKVTRVDNKCLIRTSPGNGSATLTTPGIHCTASLGKTSHLFVRRNEKRMHFDGSCFIVRNAGHSAGFNENNLLIVY is encoded by the exons ATGGCGCACAACGGCAAGGCACTCACAGGGCGCTacaatgccacgcccacctatgGCTTCGACAACGAGCAGAACTACTGCTTGGAAAGGGGCTCCTGCATATTT AATTCCCAACAGTTGCCGTCTCCAATGCCCCCTTCACCATACGCCTTGGCACGCGTGAGCAGCACACGCAACTTCGAGCTCGAGAACCACACACCGCCGGCATGTCCCGGCTCTGGACCCATTGCCATGACGAACGGCACCATCCAGTTGCGCCTCCGCGATGGCGTGCG GCGTGCGCTCTCATCTACCTGGTGGACACAGCCGGGACGCGCACCACAACCGACACTCACCGATCTGACCAAGGACTACACCCTGGCAGTGTTCTATGA CGACTCGCGGCATGGTCCCTCTTATATGGCTGAAGCCCATGACGTGATTGCCAATTCAGCTTACACCTGTACCGAGGATGGCACTGAGATCTATGACATAAACGGATTTCGCATCACCCAGGCAGCCGATGGCCTGGTGAAGGTCACTCGTGTGGACAACAAGTGCTTGATTCGCACCAGTCCCGGAAATGGATCGGCCACTTTGACCACACCTGGCATCCATTGCACTGCCTCTCTGGGCAAGACCTCGCATCTGTTTGTTCG TCGCAATGAGAAGCGCATGCACTTCGATGGATCCTGTTTCATTGTACGCAACGCCGGACACTCCGCCGGCTTCAATGAGAACAACCTGCTCATTGTCTACTGA